Proteins encoded together in one Miscanthus floridulus cultivar M001 chromosome 16, ASM1932011v1, whole genome shotgun sequence window:
- the LOC136512516 gene encoding isopentenyl-diphosphate Delta-isomerase I-like, translating to MAASAARPLALLASASASLGVRRRAWARLAVSSSSAGSALPSLRGRHSFAASAGGAVMGKPGPGPGAVDADAGMDAVQRRLMFEDECILVDEQDNVIGHESKYNCHLMDKIEAGNALHRAFSVFLFNSKYELLLQQRSATKVTFPLVWTNTCCSHPLYRESELIEENCAGVRNAAQRKLFDELGIVADELPVDQFIPLGRMLYKAPSDGKWGEHELDYLLFMVRDVKLNPNPEEVADVKYMNRDQLKELLRKADAGEDGVKLSPWFRLVVDNFLMGWWDHVEQGTLQGAADMKTIHKL from the exons ATGGCGGCATCGGCGGCGCGGCCCCTGGCGCTCCTCGCGTCCGCCTCGGCATCGCTCGGCGTCAGGCGGCGGGCGTGGGCTCGCTTGGCTGTCTCTTCCTCTTCGGCGGGGTCGGCGCTCCCCAGTCTCCGCGGGCGCCACTCGTTCGCCGCCTCCGCAGGTGGCGCCGTGATGGGGAAGCCAGGCCCCGGCCCCGGCGCCGTTGACGCCGACGCCGGGATGGACGCCGTCCAGCGGCGGCTCATGTTTGAGGACGA GTGCATTTTAGTGGATGAACAAGACAATGTCATCGGCCACGAGTCCAAGTATAACT GCCATCTCATGGACAAGATAGAAGCTGGAAATGCCCTGCACAGAGCTTTCAGTGTTTTCCTTTTCAACTCCAAATATGAATTGCTACTACAG CAAAGGTCTGCAACAAAAGTGACATTTCCACTTGTCTGGACAAACACCTGCTGTAGCCATCCTCTCTACCGCGAGTCAGAGTTGATTGAGGAAAATTGTGCAG GAGTGAGAAATGCAGCCCAGCGCAAACTATTTGATGAACTGGGAATAGTGGCTGACGAATTACCTGTTGACCAGTTCATTCCGCTCGGGAGGATGCTTTACAAGGCTCCTTCAGATGGAAAATGGGGCGAACACGAGT TGGATTACCTCTTGTTCATGGTTCGTGACGTGAAGCTCAACCCGAATCCTGAAGAGGTGGCCGATGTCAAGTACATGAACCGCGATCAGCTGAAGGAGCTGCTCAGGAAAGCTGATGCCGGGGAAGATGGCGTTAAGCTGTCCCCTTGGTTCAGGCTGGTGGTGGACAACTTCCTCATGGGCTGGTGGGATCATGTCGAGCAAGGGACTTTGCAGGGGGCAGCGGACATGAAAACCATACATAAATTGTAA